Proteins from one Puntigrus tetrazona isolate hp1 chromosome 10, ASM1883169v1, whole genome shotgun sequence genomic window:
- the stc1l gene encoding stanniocalcin 1, like: MVGIYEPSSSAEDLYKAEAVINLKHKPTESANSLLFQVLGLIQSADMLLKSGFVLLVLVASVLGTDQEPAQPRRARFSANSPTDVARCLNGALQVGCAAFACLENSTCDTDGMHEICNAFLHTAAIFNTEGKTFVKESIKCIANGVTSKVFQTIKRCSTFQKMIAEVQEECYKKLDICEVARSNPEAIGDVVQVPSHFPNRYYSTLLQSLMECDEDTVEVVRAGLVARLGPDMTTLFQLLQNKPCPPEPAAAGSSGMEGHTGFRWPPMFKIQPSLRNRDPTHLFARKRSVEGSS, from the exons ATGGTGGGGATTTATGAGCCGTCAAGCTCAGCTGAAGATCTGTATAAAGCTGAGGCTGTCATaaacctgaaacacaaaccCACAGAATCAGCAAACAGCCTCCTGTTTCAAGTCCTTGGTTTGATTCAAAGTGCAGACATGCTCCTGAAAAGCGGATTCGTTTTACTCGTTTTGGTTGCATCTGTGCTTGGAACGGATCAAGAACCTGCACAACCAAGACGGGCACGCTTCTCAGCCAACAGCCCTA CTGATGTTGCCCGCTGTCTGAACGGGGCTCTGCAGGTGGGCTGCGCAGCTTTCGCCTGTCTGGAGAACTCGACCTGCGACACTGACGGCATGCACGAGATCTGCAACGCCTTCCTCCACACTGCTGCGATTTTCAACACAGAG GGCAAGACGTTTGTGAAAGAGAGCATCAAGTGCATCGCCAACGGTGTCACCTCTAAGGTCTTCCAGACCATCAAACGCTGTTCCACCTTCCAGAAGATGATCGCCGAAGTGCAGGAGGAATGCTACAAGAAGCTTGACATCTGCGAGGTGGCCAGATCCAACCCTGAGGCCATCGGAGACGTGGTCCAGGTGCCCAGCCACTTCCCAAACAG GTACTACAGCACACTTCTGCAGAGCTTGATGGAGTGCGATGAAGACACCGTGGAGGTGGTGCGAGCCGGGCTGGTGGCCAGACTGGGACCTGATATGACCACGCTCTTCCAGCTGCTTCAAAACAAGCCCTGCCCTCCCGAACCTGCTGCCGCCGGGTCTTCTGGGATGGAGGGCCACACCGGCTTCCGCTGGCCTCCCATGTTCAAGATCCAGCCCAGCCTGCGCAACAGGGACCCCACTCACCTCTTCGCCAGGAAACGCTCCGTTGAAGGGAGCTCTTAA